Proteins from one Drosophila gunungcola strain Sukarami chromosome 3R, Dgunungcola_SK_2, whole genome shotgun sequence genomic window:
- the LOC128252168 gene encoding phosphoribosyl pyrophosphate synthase-associated protein 2 isoform X2, with protein sequence MSKRRLGSVRPPKRCRSDMDNTSTSDIVIINGNSHPDLANMVAERMGIKNGGCSVFHKSNRETIVEISDSVRGKDIYIIQTGTKDANNNIMELLIMAYACKTSSARSIVGVIPYLPYSKQCKMRKRGCIVSKLLAKMMCTSGLTHIITMDLHQKEIQGFFDIPVDNLRASPFLLQYIQESIPDYRNSVIVARNPGVAKKANSYAERLRLGLAVIHGEQKETDADEVDGRYSPPPTSAYSNLLGNSVEMCLPATPRNSTPQHAPTSSTRQRTTSVSVGVPEHIVKVKPPLTIVGDVSGRIAIMVDDLIDDVQAFVAAAEMLKEHGACKIYVLATHGLLSSDAPRQLDESPIDEIVVTNTIPHEIQKLQCHKIKTIDISILIAEAIRRIHNKESMSYLFRNVTLED encoded by the exons ATGTCCAAACGCAG ATTAGGCAGCGTAAGGCCACCAAAGCGTTGCAGGAGCGACATGGACAACACCTCCACCTCTGACATTGTCATCATCAATGGCAACTCGCATCCGGATCTGGCCAACATGGTGGCCGAGCGTATGGGCATTAAGAACGGTGGATGTTCCGTGTTCCACAAGTCCAATCGGGAGACAATTGTGGAGATAAGTGATTCCGTAAGAGGCAAGGACATCTACATAATCCAAACGGGCACTAA GGATGCCAACAATAACATCATGGAGCTGCTGATTATGGCCTATGCCTGCAAGACTTCCTCGGCCCGTTCGATTGTGGGAGTGATTCCATACTTGCCATATTCCAAGCAGTGCAAGATGCGCAAGCGCGGCTGCATCGTGTCCAAGCTGCTGGCCAAGATGATGTGCACCTCGGGACTGACGCACATCATCACCATGGATCTGCACCAGAAGGAGATCCAGGGATTCTTCGACATACCCGTGGACAATCTGAGGGCATCGCCTTTTCTGCTCCAATACATTCAGGAGAGC ATTCCTGACTATCGCAACTCGGTGATTGTGGCCCGCAATCCGGGCGTGGCCAAAAAGGCCAACTCCTATGCGGAGCGACTGCGTCTTGGCCTGGCCGTCATTCACGGAGAACAGAAGGAGACGGATGCCGATGAGGTCGACGGTCGGTACTCCCCTCCACCGACCAG TGCGTATAGCAATTTATTAGGAAATTCAGTTGAAATGTGCTTACCAGCGACGCCTAG AAACTCTACTCCACAACACGCCCCAACCAGCAGCACCCGGCAGCGAACCACCTCGGTGTCGGTGGGTGTTCCGGAGCACATTGTCAAGGTGAAGCCACCACTGACCATTGTGGGAGACGTCAGCGGACGCATCGCCATCATGGTG GATGACCTGATCGACGATGTCCAGGCCTTTGTGGCCGCCGCCGAGATGCTAAAGGAGCACGGAGCCTGCAAGATCTACGTGCTGGCCACGCATGGTCTGCTTAGTTCGGATGCACCGCGTCAGCTGGATGAGTCGCCTATTGATGAG ATCGTTGTCACCAATACCATTCCACACGAGATCCAGAAGCTGCAGTGCCATAAGATCAAGACGATCGACATCTCCATTCTGATTGCTGAGGCCATACGCCGCATCCACAACAAGGAGTCGATGTCCTATCTCTTCCGCAACGTAACGCTGGAGGATTAG
- the LOC128252168 gene encoding phosphoribosyl pyrophosphate synthase-associated protein 2 isoform X6, protein MSKRRLGSVRPPKRCRSDMDNTSTSDIVIINGNSHPDLANMVAERMGIKNGGCSVFHKSNRETIVEISDSVRGKDIYIIQTGTKDANNNIMELLIMAYACKTSSARSIVGVIPYLPYSKQCKMRKRGCIVSKLLAKMMCTSGLTHIITMDLHQKEIQGFFDIPVDNLRASPFLLQYIQESIPDYRNSVIVARNPGVAKKANSYAERLRLGLAVIHGEQKETDADEVDGRYSPPPTRNSTPQHAPTSSTRQRTTSVSVGVPEHIVKVKPPLTIVGDVSGRIAIMVDDLIDDVQAFVAAAEMLKEHGACKIYVLATHGLLSSDAPRQLDESPIDEIVVTNTIPHEIQKLQCHKIKTIDISILIAEAIRRIHNKESMSYLFRNVTLED, encoded by the exons ATGTCCAAACGCAG ATTAGGCAGCGTAAGGCCACCAAAGCGTTGCAGGAGCGACATGGACAACACCTCCACCTCTGACATTGTCATCATCAATGGCAACTCGCATCCGGATCTGGCCAACATGGTGGCCGAGCGTATGGGCATTAAGAACGGTGGATGTTCCGTGTTCCACAAGTCCAATCGGGAGACAATTGTGGAGATAAGTGATTCCGTAAGAGGCAAGGACATCTACATAATCCAAACGGGCACTAA GGATGCCAACAATAACATCATGGAGCTGCTGATTATGGCCTATGCCTGCAAGACTTCCTCGGCCCGTTCGATTGTGGGAGTGATTCCATACTTGCCATATTCCAAGCAGTGCAAGATGCGCAAGCGCGGCTGCATCGTGTCCAAGCTGCTGGCCAAGATGATGTGCACCTCGGGACTGACGCACATCATCACCATGGATCTGCACCAGAAGGAGATCCAGGGATTCTTCGACATACCCGTGGACAATCTGAGGGCATCGCCTTTTCTGCTCCAATACATTCAGGAGAGC ATTCCTGACTATCGCAACTCGGTGATTGTGGCCCGCAATCCGGGCGTGGCCAAAAAGGCCAACTCCTATGCGGAGCGACTGCGTCTTGGCCTGGCCGTCATTCACGGAGAACAGAAGGAGACGGATGCCGATGAGGTCGACGGTCGGTACTCCCCTCCACCGACCAG AAACTCTACTCCACAACACGCCCCAACCAGCAGCACCCGGCAGCGAACCACCTCGGTGTCGGTGGGTGTTCCGGAGCACATTGTCAAGGTGAAGCCACCACTGACCATTGTGGGAGACGTCAGCGGACGCATCGCCATCATGGTG GATGACCTGATCGACGATGTCCAGGCCTTTGTGGCCGCCGCCGAGATGCTAAAGGAGCACGGAGCCTGCAAGATCTACGTGCTGGCCACGCATGGTCTGCTTAGTTCGGATGCACCGCGTCAGCTGGATGAGTCGCCTATTGATGAG ATCGTTGTCACCAATACCATTCCACACGAGATCCAGAAGCTGCAGTGCCATAAGATCAAGACGATCGACATCTCCATTCTGATTGCTGAGGCCATACGCCGCATCCACAACAAGGAGTCGATGTCCTATCTCTTCCGCAACGTAACGCTGGAGGATTAG
- the LOC128252168 gene encoding phosphoribosyl pyrophosphate synthase-associated protein 2 isoform X3: MDNTSTSDIVIINGNSHPDLANMVAERMGIKNGGCSVFHKSNRETIVEISDSVRGKDIYIIQTGTKDANNNIMELLIMAYACKTSSARSIVGVIPYLPYSKQCKMRKRGCIVSKLLAKMMCTSGLTHIITMDLHQKEIQGFFDIPVDNLRASPFLLQYIQESIPDYRNSVIVARNPGVAKKANSYAERLRLGLAVIHGEQKETDADEVDGRYSPPPTSAYSNLLGNSVEMCLPATPSTRQRTTSVSVGVPEHIVKVKPPLTIVGDVSGRIAIMVDDLIDDVQAFVAAAEMLKEHGACKIYVLATHGLLSSDAPRQLDESPIDEIVVTNTIPHEIQKLQCHKIKTIDISILIAEAIRRIHNKESMSYLFRNVTLED, encoded by the exons ATGGACAACACCTCCACCTCTGACATTGTCATCATCAATGGCAACTCGCATCCGGATCTGGCCAACATGGTGGCCGAGCGTATGGGCATTAAGAACGGTGGATGTTCCGTGTTCCACAAGTCCAATCGGGAGACAATTGTGGAGATAAGTGATTCCGTAAGAGGCAAGGACATCTACATAATCCAAACGGGCACTAA GGATGCCAACAATAACATCATGGAGCTGCTGATTATGGCCTATGCCTGCAAGACTTCCTCGGCCCGTTCGATTGTGGGAGTGATTCCATACTTGCCATATTCCAAGCAGTGCAAGATGCGCAAGCGCGGCTGCATCGTGTCCAAGCTGCTGGCCAAGATGATGTGCACCTCGGGACTGACGCACATCATCACCATGGATCTGCACCAGAAGGAGATCCAGGGATTCTTCGACATACCCGTGGACAATCTGAGGGCATCGCCTTTTCTGCTCCAATACATTCAGGAGAGC ATTCCTGACTATCGCAACTCGGTGATTGTGGCCCGCAATCCGGGCGTGGCCAAAAAGGCCAACTCCTATGCGGAGCGACTGCGTCTTGGCCTGGCCGTCATTCACGGAGAACAGAAGGAGACGGATGCCGATGAGGTCGACGGTCGGTACTCCCCTCCACCGACCAG TGCGTATAGCAATTTATTAGGAAATTCAGTTGAAATGTGCTTACCAGCGACGCCTAG CACCCGGCAGCGAACCACCTCGGTGTCGGTGGGTGTTCCGGAGCACATTGTCAAGGTGAAGCCACCACTGACCATTGTGGGAGACGTCAGCGGACGCATCGCCATCATGGTG GATGACCTGATCGACGATGTCCAGGCCTTTGTGGCCGCCGCCGAGATGCTAAAGGAGCACGGAGCCTGCAAGATCTACGTGCTGGCCACGCATGGTCTGCTTAGTTCGGATGCACCGCGTCAGCTGGATGAGTCGCCTATTGATGAG ATCGTTGTCACCAATACCATTCCACACGAGATCCAGAAGCTGCAGTGCCATAAGATCAAGACGATCGACATCTCCATTCTGATTGCTGAGGCCATACGCCGCATCCACAACAAGGAGTCGATGTCCTATCTCTTCCGCAACGTAACGCTGGAGGATTAG
- the LOC128252168 gene encoding phosphoribosyl pyrophosphate synthase-associated protein 2 isoform X5: MDNTSTSDIVIINGNSHPDLANMVAERMGIKNGGCSVFHKSNRETIVEISDSVRGKDIYIIQTGTKDANNNIMELLIMAYACKTSSARSIVGVIPYLPYSKQCKMRKRGCIVSKLLAKMMCTSGLTHIITMDLHQKEIQGFFDIPVDNLRASPFLLQYIQESIPDYRNSVIVARNPGVAKKANSYAERLRLGLAVIHGEQKETDADEVDGRYSPPPTSAYSNLLGNSVEMCLPATPRNSTPQHAPTSSTRQRTTSVSVGVPEHIVKVKPPLTIVGDVSGRIAIMVDDLIDDVQAFVAAAEMLKEHGACKIYVLATHGLLSSDAPRQLDESPIDEIVVTNTIPHEIQKLQCHKIKTIDISILIAEAIRRIHNKESMSYLFRNVTLED; the protein is encoded by the exons ATGGACAACACCTCCACCTCTGACATTGTCATCATCAATGGCAACTCGCATCCGGATCTGGCCAACATGGTGGCCGAGCGTATGGGCATTAAGAACGGTGGATGTTCCGTGTTCCACAAGTCCAATCGGGAGACAATTGTGGAGATAAGTGATTCCGTAAGAGGCAAGGACATCTACATAATCCAAACGGGCACTAA GGATGCCAACAATAACATCATGGAGCTGCTGATTATGGCCTATGCCTGCAAGACTTCCTCGGCCCGTTCGATTGTGGGAGTGATTCCATACTTGCCATATTCCAAGCAGTGCAAGATGCGCAAGCGCGGCTGCATCGTGTCCAAGCTGCTGGCCAAGATGATGTGCACCTCGGGACTGACGCACATCATCACCATGGATCTGCACCAGAAGGAGATCCAGGGATTCTTCGACATACCCGTGGACAATCTGAGGGCATCGCCTTTTCTGCTCCAATACATTCAGGAGAGC ATTCCTGACTATCGCAACTCGGTGATTGTGGCCCGCAATCCGGGCGTGGCCAAAAAGGCCAACTCCTATGCGGAGCGACTGCGTCTTGGCCTGGCCGTCATTCACGGAGAACAGAAGGAGACGGATGCCGATGAGGTCGACGGTCGGTACTCCCCTCCACCGACCAG TGCGTATAGCAATTTATTAGGAAATTCAGTTGAAATGTGCTTACCAGCGACGCCTAG AAACTCTACTCCACAACACGCCCCAACCAGCAGCACCCGGCAGCGAACCACCTCGGTGTCGGTGGGTGTTCCGGAGCACATTGTCAAGGTGAAGCCACCACTGACCATTGTGGGAGACGTCAGCGGACGCATCGCCATCATGGTG GATGACCTGATCGACGATGTCCAGGCCTTTGTGGCCGCCGCCGAGATGCTAAAGGAGCACGGAGCCTGCAAGATCTACGTGCTGGCCACGCATGGTCTGCTTAGTTCGGATGCACCGCGTCAGCTGGATGAGTCGCCTATTGATGAG ATCGTTGTCACCAATACCATTCCACACGAGATCCAGAAGCTGCAGTGCCATAAGATCAAGACGATCGACATCTCCATTCTGATTGCTGAGGCCATACGCCGCATCCACAACAAGGAGTCGATGTCCTATCTCTTCCGCAACGTAACGCTGGAGGATTAG